The following proteins are encoded in a genomic region of Pseudoxanthomonas suwonensis 11-1:
- a CDS encoding methyl-accepting chemotaxis protein, whose translation MTLKTLSRFLADLSMKRKFLLQAAFVAVGIVALAVVAARLQYLDLTATRQAAVRAQVEMALGVIGQYGRMAESGELDEEAAKAAALQAMRGMHSADKIDYFFVLNHEPRMLMHPTLEGRLLHDVLDANGKAIFPAFVEEAVAGGGFVDYAWPRPGSTDPAPKTAYAAQYEPWGWVLATGVYLDDTQMQALQFTGVMTLAGGLLVLVTLLAGWAIGGSVLSATNRALAAVRGVSDGNLHVHMGEHGKDELGQMLDAIEQMQQRLRGVIEGQREMARRHEAGETSYRIDDSSFPGEYGLMVRDANALVEQHVSVTMRAVEVMRRYAVGDLSQDMERLPGERAAITEAMDTCKHNLGAINAEIQGLVAASAAGDFTRRGDADAFQHEFRAMVAGLNRLMETTGHNLDQLSDLLRTVAQGDLSVRMEGEFHGVFARMRDDANATVDQLTSIVSRIQDASTAINTGASEIASGNNDLSRRTEQQAANLEETAASMEELTSTVKQNADHARQANQLAIGAASVASQGGQVVGQVVHTMADIQASSRKIADIISVIDGIAFQTNILALNAAVEAARAGEQGRGFAVVATEVRSLAQRSATAAKEIKQLIEDSTGKVADGAQLAEQAGKTMGEIVASVQRVTDIMAEISAASQEQAAGIEQVNQTIVQMDETTQQNAALVEEASAAARSMEEQAIGLAGAIAAFRLADTADTAAIAGHATAQAKPSSHRAAPGRAPLPRPVRFEGNAARSEEPEWAKF comes from the coding sequence ATTACCCTCAAGACGCTCAGCCGTTTCCTCGCCGACCTGTCGATGAAGCGCAAGTTCCTGCTGCAGGCGGCCTTCGTCGCCGTCGGCATCGTCGCGCTTGCGGTGGTCGCGGCACGCCTGCAGTACCTGGACCTGACCGCGACCCGGCAGGCCGCGGTGCGCGCGCAGGTGGAGATGGCACTGGGCGTCATCGGCCAGTACGGGCGCATGGCCGAGTCCGGCGAACTGGACGAGGAGGCGGCCAAGGCGGCGGCGCTGCAGGCCATGCGTGGCATGCACAGCGCCGACAAGATCGACTACTTCTTCGTGCTCAACCATGAGCCGCGGATGCTCATGCACCCGACCCTCGAAGGCCGGTTGCTGCATGACGTGCTCGATGCCAACGGCAAGGCGATCTTCCCGGCGTTCGTCGAGGAGGCGGTGGCCGGCGGCGGTTTCGTGGACTATGCATGGCCGCGGCCCGGCAGCACCGACCCTGCGCCGAAAACCGCCTATGCCGCGCAGTACGAGCCCTGGGGCTGGGTGCTGGCCACCGGCGTCTACCTGGACGACACCCAGATGCAGGCGCTGCAGTTCACCGGGGTCATGACCCTGGCCGGTGGCCTGCTGGTGCTGGTTACCCTGCTGGCGGGCTGGGCCATCGGCGGTTCGGTGCTCAGCGCGACCAACCGTGCCCTGGCCGCCGTGCGCGGCGTATCGGATGGCAACCTGCACGTGCACATGGGCGAGCACGGCAAGGACGAGCTGGGCCAGATGCTGGACGCGATCGAGCAGATGCAGCAGCGCCTGCGCGGGGTCATCGAGGGCCAGCGCGAGATGGCGCGCCGCCACGAGGCCGGCGAGACCAGCTACCGGATCGACGACAGCAGCTTTCCGGGCGAATACGGACTGATGGTGCGCGACGCCAACGCCCTGGTGGAACAGCACGTCTCGGTGACCATGCGCGCGGTGGAAGTGATGCGCCGCTACGCGGTGGGCGACCTGTCCCAGGACATGGAGCGCCTGCCCGGCGAGCGCGCCGCGATCACCGAGGCCATGGACACCTGCAAGCACAACCTCGGCGCGATCAATGCCGAGATCCAGGGCCTGGTCGCGGCGTCGGCGGCCGGCGACTTCACCCGCCGCGGCGACGCCGATGCCTTCCAGCACGAGTTCCGGGCGATGGTCGCCGGACTCAACCGCCTGATGGAGACCACCGGCCACAACCTGGACCAGCTCTCCGACCTGCTGCGCACCGTGGCCCAGGGCGACCTCAGCGTGCGCATGGAAGGCGAGTTCCACGGCGTGTTCGCCCGCATGCGTGACGACGCCAATGCCACCGTGGACCAGCTCACCTCGATCGTCTCGCGCATCCAGGACGCCTCCACCGCCATCAACACCGGCGCCAGCGAGATCGCCTCGGGCAACAACGACCTGTCCCGCCGCACCGAGCAGCAGGCCGCCAACCTGGAGGAGACCGCCGCCTCGATGGAGGAGCTGACCTCCACCGTCAAGCAGAACGCCGACCACGCCCGCCAGGCCAACCAGCTGGCCATCGGCGCCGCCTCCGTCGCCTCGCAGGGCGGCCAGGTCGTCGGCCAGGTGGTCCACACCATGGCCGACATCCAGGCGTCCTCGCGCAAGATCGCCGACATCATCTCGGTGATCGACGGCATCGCCTTCCAGACCAACATCCTGGCGCTCAACGCCGCGGTGGAAGCGGCGCGTGCCGGCGAGCAGGGCCGCGGCTTCGCCGTGGTCGCCACCGAGGTGCGTTCGCTGGCCCAGCGTTCGGCCACGGCCGCCAAGGAGATCAAGCAGCTGATCGAGGACTCCACCGGCAAGGTCGCCGATGGCGCCCAGCTGGCCGAGCAGGCCGGCAAGACCATGGGCGAGATCGTGGCCTCGGTGCAGCGCGTGACCGACATCATGGCCGAGATCTCCGCGGCGTCGCAGGAGCAGGCTGCCGGCATCGAGCAGGTCAACCAGACCATCGTGCAGATGGACGAGACCACCCAGCAGAACGCCGCCCTGGTGGAGGAGGCTTCCGCCGCGGCGCGCTCCATGGAGGAACAGGCCATTGGCCTGGCCGGGGCCATCGCTGCCTTCCGCCTCGCCGACACCGCCGACACCGCCGCCATCGCCGGCCACGCTACCGCGCAGGCGAAGCCGTCCAGCCACCGCGCCGCGCCGGGCCGTGCCCCGTTGCCGCGGCCCGTCCGCTTCGAGGGAAATGCCGCCCGCAGCGAAGAGCCCGAGTGGGCAAAGTTCTGA
- a CDS encoding chemotaxis protein CheA, whose amino-acid sequence MSMDLQRFHATYFEESREGLDAMEAGLLALEGGSTDPEVINSVFRAAHSIKGGAATFGFDRMAALTHVLETLLDEIRGGKRALAASAIDAMLGSVDVLRALLAEADQGRAADPAAVEAVHQRLQQELGQPGAVVAKAAPEPEPEGWDIAFSPAPSLFMSGNDPLRIIRELEHLGPLEVNARLEKLPEFDQLDPLEACIAWDLGLRGKVPRSAIDDVFAWVVDDCELDIRPQAQGTAAPAAAAPPHEAPVGEPAAAAAAAGVAAATPAAAGQAHEAESSIRVSVDKVDALINLVGELVITQAMLKQVSGGMDPSQAERLFAGLELLERNTRDLQEAVIGVRMLPVDAVFRRFPRLVRDLSTRLGKHVRLRTLGEGTELDKGLIEKIADPLVHLVRNSIDHGLEMPDARKAAGKDETGTITLAASHQGGHIVIEVADDGRGLNRAKILAKAAERGLAIPDNPTDAQVWDLIFQPGFSTADQVTDLSGRGVGMDVVRKNIQALGGEVQLESAEGRGTRVVIRLPLTLAILDGMVVSTGGEILILPLSHVLEALQPQTEDVRTVAGDGRVLRVRGEYLPLLSLSGTFGFGNGGGESLVVVVEGDGQKLALQVEELVGQQQVVVKNLEKNYRRVPGISGATILGDGRVALIVDVGGLARQRQQLPQAA is encoded by the coding sequence ATGAGCATGGACCTGCAACGCTTCCACGCCACCTACTTCGAGGAAAGCCGCGAAGGCCTGGACGCGATGGAAGCCGGGCTGCTGGCCCTGGAAGGCGGCAGCACCGACCCGGAGGTCATCAACTCCGTGTTCCGCGCCGCGCACTCGATCAAGGGCGGCGCGGCGACGTTCGGTTTCGACAGGATGGCGGCGCTCACCCACGTGCTGGAGACGCTGCTGGACGAGATCCGCGGCGGCAAGCGCGCGCTGGCCGCCAGCGCGATCGACGCCATGCTCGGTTCGGTCGACGTGCTGCGCGCCCTGCTGGCCGAGGCCGACCAGGGCCGCGCGGCCGATCCGGCCGCGGTCGAGGCCGTGCACCAGCGCCTGCAGCAGGAACTGGGCCAGCCCGGCGCCGTCGTGGCCAAGGCCGCGCCGGAACCCGAGCCGGAAGGCTGGGACATCGCCTTCAGTCCCGCGCCCTCGCTGTTCATGAGCGGCAACGACCCGCTGCGCATCATCCGCGAGCTCGAGCACCTGGGTCCGCTGGAGGTCAACGCGCGGCTGGAGAAGCTGCCCGAGTTCGACCAGCTCGACCCGCTGGAAGCCTGCATCGCCTGGGACCTGGGCCTGCGTGGCAAGGTCCCGCGCAGCGCGATCGACGACGTGTTCGCGTGGGTGGTGGACGACTGCGAGCTGGATATCCGCCCGCAGGCCCAGGGCACGGCCGCGCCCGCCGCCGCGGCACCCCCACACGAGGCCCCGGTCGGCGAGCCGGCGGCCGCTGCCGCCGCTGCCGGCGTGGCCGCCGCCACCCCGGCCGCCGCCGGCCAGGCGCATGAGGCCGAGAGTTCGATCCGCGTCAGCGTCGACAAGGTCGATGCCCTGATCAACCTGGTCGGCGAACTGGTCATCACCCAGGCCATGCTCAAGCAGGTCAGCGGCGGGATGGATCCGTCCCAGGCCGAGCGCCTGTTCGCCGGGCTGGAACTGCTGGAGCGCAACACCCGCGACCTGCAGGAAGCCGTCATCGGCGTGCGCATGCTGCCGGTGGACGCGGTGTTCCGCCGCTTCCCGCGCCTGGTGCGCGACCTCTCCACCCGCCTGGGCAAGCACGTGCGCCTGCGCACCCTCGGCGAGGGCACCGAGCTGGACAAGGGCCTGATCGAGAAGATCGCCGACCCGTTGGTGCACCTGGTCCGCAACTCGATCGACCACGGCCTGGAGATGCCGGACGCGCGCAAGGCGGCCGGCAAGGACGAGACCGGCACGATCACCCTGGCCGCCTCGCACCAGGGTGGCCACATCGTGATCGAGGTGGCCGACGACGGCCGCGGCCTCAACCGCGCCAAGATCCTGGCCAAGGCCGCCGAGCGCGGCCTGGCGATCCCCGACAACCCGACCGACGCCCAGGTCTGGGACCTGATCTTCCAGCCCGGCTTCTCCACCGCCGACCAGGTCACCGACCTGTCCGGCCGCGGCGTGGGCATGGACGTGGTCCGCAAGAACATCCAGGCCCTGGGCGGCGAAGTCCAGCTGGAAAGCGCCGAAGGCCGCGGCACCCGGGTGGTGATCCGGCTGCCGCTGACCCTGGCCATCCTCGACGGCATGGTGGTGTCCACCGGCGGGGAGATCCTGATCCTGCCGCTGAGCCACGTGCTCGAGGCGCTGCAGCCGCAGACCGAGGACGTGCGCACCGTCGCCGGCGACGGCCGCGTGCTGCGCGTGCGCGGCGAGTACCTGCCGCTGCTGTCGCTGTCCGGCACCTTCGGCTTCGGCAACGGCGGCGGCGAGTCGCTGGTGGTGGTGGTCGAGGGCGATGGCCAGAAGCTGGCGCTGCAGGTCGAGGAACTGGTCGGCCAGCAGCAGGTGGTGGTCAAGAACCTGGAGAAGAACTACCGGCGCGTGCCCGGCATCTCCGGCGCGACCATCCTCGGCGACGGCCGCGTGGCCCTGATCGTCGACGTCGGCGGCCTGGCCCGCCAGCGCCAGCAGCTGCCGCAGGCGGCCTGA
- a CDS encoding methyl-accepting chemotaxis protein, with protein sequence MHWLKNLKLTPKLMLAFGVVLVLLAAQGVGAYYGLSSLNRATTNLAEGSMESVSVAAELRALLGEYRTASYRGLVRASEAVKLDARDRSAKLSGEIDEALAAYGKLAATPEERKLLEELTTSWTAARTSYESVNEMIDLELPDDALDTFLGETSDLHNVAAAAVTTLIQEADRQADASAASASSAYAASVVLIVVMLVVGVAGGLAIAYFMARSIAGGMRGAVAVANDVAGGKLDSRIDTSGGDEIGDLLRAMQRMQHDLRERTERDQKEAAENLRIRTALENSSTGLMITDPDYRIVYRNPALAQMLEDHADQIATALPELDMAAPLVGQSVEVLEVDGKVSQDFIARLEREGRAVREVQYGEACIAQSVSAIRDAEGKYVGMVCEWRDRTGEIRVEQEVARVVEAAAAGDLSGRIDTSDKHGFLLQLAVQLNGLLDANAISLAEVSRLLTGLAQGDLSVRMEGEFHGVFARMRDDANATVDQLTSIVSRIQAASSAINTGASEIASGNNDLSRRTEQQAANLEETAASMEELTSTVKQNADHARQANQLAIGAASVASQGGQVVGQVVTTMADIQASSRKIADIISVIDGIAFQTNILALNAAVEAARAGEQGRGFAVVATEVRSLAQRSATAAKEIKQLIEDSTGKVADGAQLAEQAGKTMGEIVASVQRVTDIMAEISAASQEQAAGIEQVNQTIVQMDETTQQNAALVEEASAAARSMEEQAAGLAQAIAVFRLEDGFTSAASEQAPVAPAVPFAPRRSQQAPVRTSRAPQAATVINEADWAEF encoded by the coding sequence ATGCATTGGCTCAAGAACCTCAAGCTCACGCCCAAACTGATGCTGGCCTTCGGCGTGGTGCTGGTATTGCTGGCCGCACAGGGCGTCGGCGCCTATTACGGGCTGTCCTCGCTCAACCGCGCCACGACCAACCTGGCCGAGGGCAGCATGGAGAGCGTCTCCGTCGCCGCGGAGCTGCGCGCGCTGCTGGGCGAGTACCGGACCGCCTCCTACCGCGGCCTGGTGCGCGCCAGCGAGGCGGTCAAGCTCGACGCGCGTGATCGCAGCGCCAAGCTGTCGGGCGAGATCGACGAGGCCCTGGCGGCCTACGGCAAGCTGGCGGCCACCCCGGAGGAGCGCAAGCTGCTCGAGGAGCTGACCACTTCCTGGACCGCCGCCCGCACCTCGTACGAGTCGGTCAATGAAATGATCGACCTGGAGCTGCCCGACGACGCCCTGGATACCTTCCTCGGCGAGACCTCCGACCTGCACAACGTCGCCGCCGCGGCGGTGACCACCCTGATCCAGGAGGCCGACCGCCAGGCCGACGCCTCTGCCGCCAGCGCCAGCAGCGCCTACGCGGCCTCGGTGGTGCTGATCGTGGTGATGCTGGTGGTCGGCGTGGCCGGCGGCCTGGCGATCGCCTACTTCATGGCCCGCAGCATCGCCGGCGGCATGCGCGGCGCGGTGGCCGTGGCCAACGACGTGGCCGGCGGCAAGCTCGACAGCCGCATCGACACCAGCGGCGGCGACGAGATCGGCGACCTGCTGCGCGCGATGCAGCGCATGCAGCACGACCTGCGCGAGCGCACCGAGCGCGACCAGAAGGAAGCCGCCGAGAACCTGCGCATCCGCACCGCGCTGGAGAATTCCTCGACCGGGCTGATGATCACCGATCCGGACTACCGCATCGTCTACCGCAACCCGGCGCTGGCGCAGATGCTGGAAGACCATGCCGACCAGATCGCCACCGCCCTGCCCGAGCTGGACATGGCCGCCCCGCTGGTCGGCCAGTCGGTCGAGGTGCTGGAAGTCGACGGCAAGGTCTCGCAGGACTTCATCGCCCGCCTGGAACGCGAGGGCCGCGCGGTGCGCGAGGTCCAGTACGGCGAGGCCTGCATCGCGCAGAGCGTCTCCGCCATCCGCGACGCCGAAGGCAAGTACGTCGGCATGGTCTGCGAATGGCGCGACCGCACCGGCGAGATCCGGGTCGAGCAGGAAGTGGCGCGCGTGGTCGAGGCCGCGGCCGCCGGCGACCTGTCCGGCCGCATCGACACCAGCGACAAGCACGGATTCCTGCTGCAGCTGGCGGTCCAGCTCAACGGCCTGCTGGATGCCAACGCGATCAGCCTGGCCGAGGTCTCGCGCCTGCTGACCGGCCTGGCCCAGGGCGACCTCAGCGTGCGCATGGAAGGCGAGTTCCACGGCGTGTTCGCCCGCATGCGCGACGACGCCAACGCCACCGTCGACCAGCTGACCTCGATCGTCTCGCGCATCCAGGCCGCCTCCTCGGCCATCAACACCGGCGCCAGCGAGATCGCCTCGGGCAACAACGACCTGTCGCGCCGCACCGAGCAGCAGGCCGCCAACCTGGAGGAAACCGCCGCTTCGATGGAGGAGCTCACCTCCACCGTCAAGCAGAACGCCGACCACGCCCGCCAGGCCAACCAGCTGGCCATCGGCGCCGCGTCGGTGGCCTCGCAGGGCGGCCAGGTCGTGGGCCAGGTGGTCACCACCATGGCCGACATCCAGGCGTCCTCGCGCAAGATCGCCGACATCATCTCGGTCATCGACGGCATTGCCTTCCAGACCAACATCCTCGCGCTCAACGCGGCGGTGGAAGCGGCACGTGCCGGCGAGCAGGGCCGCGGCTTCGCCGTGGTCGCCACCGAGGTGCGCTCGCTGGCCCAGCGTTCGGCCACCGCCGCCAAGGAGATCAAGCAGCTGATCGAGGACTCCACCGGCAAGGTCGCCGATGGCGCCCAGCTGGCCGAGCAGGCCGGCAAGACCATGGGCGAGATCGTGGCCTCGGTGCAGCGCGTGACCGACATCATGGCCGAGATCTCCGCCGCCTCGCAGGAGCAGGCCGCCGGCATCGAGCAGGTCAACCAGACCATCGTGCAGATGGACGAGACCACCCAGCAGAACGCCGCCCTGGTGGAAGAGGCCTCCGCCGCGGCACGCTCCATGGAGGAACAGGCCGCGGGCCTGGCCCAGGCCATCGCGGTGTTCCGCCTCGAGGACGGCTTCACCTCCGCGGCCAGCGAGCAGGCCCCGGTAGCGCCGGCGGTGCCGTTCGCCCCGCGCAGGTCGCAGCAGGCGCCGGTGCGTACCAGCCGCGCCCCGCAGGCGGCCACCGTGATCAACGAGGCCGACTGGGCCGAGTTCTAA
- a CDS encoding STAS domain-containing protein: MNTVSLGEDLGIEASAGLKERLSAHLDARELALDGSSVARVHTAAMQVLCAFFRSRRELGRSTELSGCSDALRDAARLLGLSAQLGLTDQQDLSKKVENAA; the protein is encoded by the coding sequence ATGAACACGGTTTCCCTGGGCGAGGACCTCGGCATCGAGGCCAGCGCCGGGCTCAAGGAACGCCTGTCGGCACACCTGGACGCCAGGGAACTGGCGCTGGACGGTTCGTCCGTCGCCCGCGTGCACACCGCGGCGATGCAGGTGCTGTGCGCGTTCTTCCGCAGCCGCCGCGAGCTGGGCCGCAGCACCGAACTGTCCGGCTGCAGCGACGCCCTGCGCGACGCCGCGCGCCTGCTGGGGCTGTCCGCCCAGCTGGGACTTACCGATCAACAAGACTTGAGCAAGAAAGTGGAGAACGCCGCATGA
- a CDS encoding chemotaxis protein CheW gives MSSTPAPSTGEFLTFTLGEEHYGVDILKVQEIRGYDAVTRVPDAPEYIKGVINLRGTIVPVIDLRLKLRLKEARYDSFTVMIVLNVEDRVVGIVVDGVSDVVPLAAEQIRPTPEFGAAVDTRFISGIGTLDERMLILLDIETLLDSADLGEAQALDPAA, from the coding sequence ATGAGCAGTACCCCGGCCCCGTCCACCGGCGAATTCCTCACCTTCACCCTCGGCGAGGAGCACTACGGCGTCGACATCCTCAAGGTCCAGGAGATCCGCGGCTACGACGCCGTGACCCGGGTCCCGGATGCGCCGGAATACATCAAGGGCGTGATCAACCTGCGCGGCACCATCGTGCCGGTGATCGACCTGCGCCTGAAGCTGCGCCTGAAGGAAGCACGCTACGACAGCTTCACCGTGATGATCGTCCTCAACGTCGAGGACCGCGTGGTCGGCATCGTGGTCGACGGCGTGTCCGACGTGGTGCCGCTGGCGGCCGAGCAGATCCGCCCCACCCCCGAGTTCGGCGCCGCGGTCGATACCCGCTTCATCAGCGGCATCGGCACCCTCGACGAGCGGATGCTGATCCTGCTCGACATCGAGACCCTGCTGGACAGCGCGGACCTGGGCGAGGCCCAGGCGCTGGACCCGGCCGCCTAA
- a CDS encoding flagellar brake protein translates to MDLPDAERYLLRDPREVVRILNALCDGNALISAHVMPGGLPCPTALLEVGPDGVLIDGNRQETINQRMAGADYLMCVSQLERVRIQFRLQQLRRVPGDGPATFAAPLPDSVLQLQRRELYRLELIPGPVATVQVPPPAEGLPLLQVRVVDISGGGLALAVRDEDESRFPPGGQIDACTLELPDGGEPLAVRLQVAHSSRRTQLARYPVRVGCRFVGLAATAEKRILQFIFQVERQRKARERGVV, encoded by the coding sequence GTGGACCTCCCCGATGCGGAGCGCTACCTGCTGCGCGATCCGCGGGAGGTCGTCCGCATCCTCAACGCCCTGTGCGACGGCAATGCGCTGATCAGCGCCCATGTCATGCCCGGTGGCCTGCCCTGCCCGACCGCCCTGCTCGAGGTCGGACCGGACGGCGTGCTGATCGACGGCAACCGCCAGGAAACCATCAACCAGCGCATGGCGGGCGCGGACTACCTGATGTGCGTGTCGCAGCTGGAGCGGGTCCGGATCCAGTTCCGCCTGCAGCAGCTGCGACGCGTCCCGGGCGACGGCCCGGCGACCTTTGCCGCGCCGCTTCCGGATTCGGTGCTGCAGCTGCAGCGCCGCGAGCTCTACCGGCTGGAGCTGATCCCCGGCCCGGTGGCCACCGTGCAGGTGCCGCCGCCGGCCGAGGGCCTGCCCCTGCTGCAGGTGCGGGTGGTCGACATCAGCGGCGGCGGCCTGGCGCTGGCGGTACGCGACGAGGATGAATCGCGCTTCCCGCCCGGCGGCCAGATCGACGCCTGCACCCTGGAACTTCCCGACGGCGGCGAACCGCTGGCGGTGAGGCTGCAGGTGGCCCATTCCTCGCGCCGCACCCAGCTGGCGCGCTACCCCGTAAGGGTCGGCTGCCGCTTCGTTGGCCTGGCGGCCACGGCGGAGAAGCGGATCCTCCAGTTCATCTTCCAGGTCGAGCGCCAGCGGAAGGCGCGCGAACGGGGCGTGGTGTAA
- a CDS encoding response regulator has product MSARILVVDDSASMRQMVSFALTTAGFAVEEAEDGQVALDRAQGQRFNAVVTDVNMPNMDGISLIRALRGLPDYRFTPLLMLTTESAADKKAEGKAAGATGWLVKPFNPEQLVATVQKVLG; this is encoded by the coding sequence ATGAGCGCACGCATTCTGGTAGTGGACGATTCGGCCTCGATGCGCCAGATGGTCTCGTTCGCCCTGACCACGGCCGGGTTCGCCGTGGAAGAGGCCGAGGATGGCCAGGTCGCGCTCGACCGCGCCCAGGGCCAGCGTTTCAACGCGGTGGTGACCGACGTCAACATGCCGAACATGGACGGCATCTCGCTGATCCGCGCCCTGCGCGGCCTGCCGGATTACCGCTTCACCCCGCTGCTGATGCTGACCACGGAGTCGGCCGCGGACAAGAAGGCCGAAGGCAAGGCCGCCGGCGCCACCGGCTGGCTGGTCAAGCCGTTCAATCCCGAACAGCTGGTCGCCACCGTGCAGAAGGTCCTGGGCTGA